Proteins found in one Amphiprion ocellaris isolate individual 3 ecotype Okinawa chromosome 22, ASM2253959v1, whole genome shotgun sequence genomic segment:
- the kcnb2b gene encoding potassium voltage-gated channel subfamily B member 2 isoform X2 has translation MRSSHWILKSARGGSTLLCKAARGIGSQKILAIISILFIVLSTIALSLNTLPELQVIDEFGQANDNPQLAHVEAVCIAWFTMEYLLRFLSSPNKWKFFKGPLNVIDLLAILPYYVTIFLTESNKSVLQFQNVRRVVQIFRIMRILRILKLARHSTGLQSLGFTLRRSYNELGLLILFLAMGIMIFSSLVFFAEKDEDATKFTSIPASFWWATITMTTVGYGDIYPQTLLGKIVGGLCCIAGVLVIALPIPIIVNNFSEFYKEQKRQEKAIKRREALERAKRNGSIVSMNLKDAFARSMELMDVVVEKGEDKTSLDNHLSPNRWGSSTRHAASETNLKSPDKRNPQSQNSPHRITITTTGSPQRTSRTPQHLNVQKLEEMYNQMTKSQSFTNLNTASSMSTLSTTMTAPASPKKSYSPELTLKEEVELEMKEVQPSSGNNFASCSADLTKQSSNSDEEDAGPCQIRHPRAPPPLDLRQLRDGQSSPGIILKDGLYQPVNPDDGSVLHIEEGESFNSAVEHIQSSIRGNNPLKIKGLKVNLNKTSADCPLTPPSTTSPGDISSSILEDESPEGETSPLIPSSEELLPVTAEDSCPLSPKRLMVDTPPGDEDQSTENHEEKHLMEVAGAAVAPLSPKTAAQNCTQGVVGAGEEVKADSNQSGHKVENHMFTSDIHLIPGDGSLSPTCETSM, from the coding sequence ATTCTCGCCATCATATCAATACTGTTTATCGTCCTCTCAACCATCGCCCTCTCTCTGAACACCTTACCCGAGCTCCAGGTCATAGACGAGTTTGGTCAGGCCAACGACAACCCCCAGCTGGCCCATGTGGAGGCTGTGTGTATTGCCTGGTTCACTATGGAATATCTCCTAcgcttcctctcctctcctaaTAAATGGAAGTTCTTCAAAGGCCCACTGAATGTCATTGACTTACTGGCCATTCTACCCTACTATGTCACCATATTCCTAACAGAGTCCAACAAGAGTGTGCTACAGTTCCAAAATGTGCGCCGTGTGGTGCAGATATTCAGAATCATGAGAATATTGAGGATCCTGAAGTTGGCCAGACACTCCACAGGACTCCAGTCTCTAGGATTTACTTTGAGAAGGAGCTACAACGAACTGGgtttgcttattttatttctcGCCATGGGCATCATGATATTTTCCAGCTTGGTCTTCTTTGCTGAGAAAGATGAAGATGCCACTAAATTCACCAGTATCCCTGCCTCATTCTGGTGGGCCACTATTACAATGACTACAGTGGGATACGGGGACATTTACCCACAGACTTTACTTGGAAAGATTGTGGGTGGACTCTGCTGCATTGCTGGAGTGCTGGTCATTGCTCTACCAATCCCCATTATTGTTAACAACTTCTCTGAGTTCTATAAGGAGCAGAAGAGGCAGGAGAAAGCCATCAAGAGGAGGGAGGCACTGGAGAGAGCCAAGAGGAATGGCAGCATTGTGTCAATGAACCTAAAAGATGCATTTGCCCGCAGTATGGAGCTGATGGATGTGGTGGTagagaaaggagaagacaaAACCTCCCTTGACAACCACCTGTCTCCTAACCGTTGGGGCAGCTCAACCAGGCACGCCGCCTCTGAAACCAACCTGAAATCTCCAGATAAAAGAAACCCACAGTCGCAGAACTCACCCCATCGTATAACCATCACCACCACTGGAAGTCCGCAGCGGACAAGCCGGACTCCACAACACCTTAACgttcagaaactggaggagatgTACAACCAGATGACCAAGTCACAGTCCTTCACAAATCTCAACACAGCCAGCTCCATGAGTACTCTGAGCACAACTATGACCGCGCCCGCCTCGCCGAAGAAATCCTACAGCCCCGAACTGACGTTAAAAGAGGAGGTGGAGCTGGAGATGAAGGAAGTCCAGCCCTCCTCAGGAAATAACTTTGCCAGCTGTTCAGCAGACTTAACAAAACAGAGCTCCAACTCAGATGAGGAGGATGCTGGGCCATGTCAGATCAGACATCCCAGAGCCCCACCACCTCTGGATCTTCGCCAGCTGAGGGATGGCCAGAGCTCTCCTGGCATCATCCTCAAAGATGGCCTCTATCAACCTGTCAACCCCGATGATGGATCAGTGCTGCATATAGAAGAAGGGGAGAGCTTTAACAGCGCTGTGGAGCATATCCAGAGCTCTATAAGAGGGAATAATCCTCTCAAAATAAAAGGGTTGAAGGTCAACCTCAACAAAACCTCTGCTGATTGTCCTCTAACACCACCCAGCACTACCTCTCCTGGAGACATCAGCTCCAGCATCCTGGAAGATGAATCTCCCGAGGGAGAGACGTCACCACTCATCCCCAGTTCAGAGGAGCTGCTCCCAGTCACAGCGGAAGATAGCTGCCCCCTGTCCCCGAAGAGGCTGATGGTAGACACTCCACCTGGCGATGAAGATCAATCCACAGAGAACCACGAGGAGAAGCATCTGATGGAGGTGGCGGGTGCCGCCGTGGCGCCCTTGTCGCCCaagacagcagcacaaaatTGCACCCAAGGTGTGGTTGGGGCAGGCGAGGAGGTGAAGGCCGACAGCAACCAAAGTGGACACAAAGTAGAGAACCACATGTTTACATCTGATATCCACCTGATACCTGGGGACGGCAGCCTCTCTCCAACCTGTGAAACCAGCATGTGA